Proteins co-encoded in one Phalacrocorax carbo chromosome 5, bPhaCar2.1, whole genome shotgun sequence genomic window:
- the NEMP2 gene encoding nuclear envelope integral membrane protein 2 isoform X1 has product MSPARPPRRWQRPRPRPGPLLLLLLLLLLPGAAGGSGQAPSAGRNCSFLQEMDVIQKQDENCYCYVQNRTIHLQYIWSTLQVTVNSREMFRFEPISEKSNCRNSETVFEFAACAIQILRKPETSTVTFISIKQYGEDICFNIQPFKNEPYTVSVKREMLDGKLLLLFVAGIFLYHFANSLSRSTKFFYLSGIILGVLALLVFVLLTLKRFIPRHSTFWILMSGCWMSSLYFIYCFKENMQWLWSEHRNYLLGYFLAVGIISFATCYQHGPLTAELSVTLFMWTLQLTAFVLIYCGVTIPQVAYAVIAVSLCSKGLGYPLGAACHIGRKIKNHFKSKKLVFRCLTEEEYREQGETETIRALEELRSFCRNPDFPSWLTVSKLRSPHRFAGFVLGSPHISPAETKAHDEEYGIGSSFLEEQLFETRAESEQDDPANSIHEGDEEDEDERHRQVSFPYATELL; this is encoded by the exons ATGAGTccggcgcggccgccccgccgctggCAGCGGCCTCGGCCCCGGCCGGGGCCgctgctcctcctccttctcctcctcctcctgccgggggcagccgggggcaGCGGGCAGGCGCCGTCAGCAG GTAGAAACTGTAGCTTTTTGCAGGAAATGGATGTCATCCAGAAACAGGATGAAAACTGTTATTGCTATGTGCAAAACAGAACCATTCACTTACAGTACATTTGGTCAACTCTTCAG gtAACAGTTAACAGCAGAGAAATGTTCAGGTTTGAGCcaatttcagaaaaaagcaaCTGTCGTAATTCAGAAACTGTTTTTGAGTTTGCTGCATGTGCTATTCAAATCCTCCGGAAACCAGAGACATCTACAGTAACTTTCATAAGCATAAAACAATATGGAGAGGATATTTGTTTCAACATACAGCCCTTTAAAAACGAACCGTACACTGTGAGTGTGAAACGAGAAA TGCTAGATGGAAAactcttgcttttgtttgtagCTGGAATTTTTCTGTACCATTTTGCAAACAGCCTGAGCAG GAGTACCAAGTTCTTTTACCTTTCTGGAATAATACTGGGTGTTCTTGCTCTACTAGTCTTTGTCCTGTTGACACTTAAAAGGTTTATTCCAAGG CACAGTACCTTCTGGATCTTAATGAGTGGCTGCTGGATGTCCTCCCTctattttatttactgcttcAAAGAGAATATGCAGTGGTTGTGGTCTGAACACAGAAACTACTTGTTGG GGTATTTTCTGGCTGTTGGAATTATCAGCTTTGCCACTTGCTATCAGCACGGACCGCTTACTGCTGAACTGAGCGTAACCTTGTTCATGTGGACCCTACAGTTAACAGCCTTTGTCTTGATTTATTGTGGTGTCACCATACCTCAAGTTGCGTACGCAGTAATAGCAGTCAGCCTCTGCTCAAAAGGCCTGGGTTACCCGCTTGGTGCTGCTTGTCACATAGGCAG AAAAATTAAGAACCACTTTAAATCAAAGAAGTTAGTGTTCAGATGCCTTACTGAAGAGGAGTATCGAGAACAAGGTGAAACAGAAACTATCAGAGCTCTGGAGGAGCTACGCTCATTCTGCAGGAACCCTGACTTCCCATCATGGTTAACTGTATCCAAACTCCGGTCCCCACATAG GTTTGCAGGTTTTGTTCTGGGATCTCCCCACATCTCACCTGCAGAAACAAAGGCGCATGATGAGGAATATGGCATTGGGAGCTCCTTTCTGGAAGAGCAGCTCTTTGAGACAAGGGCAGAATCTGAGCAGGATGACCCAGCCAATTCCATCCATGAAGGTGATGAGGAGGATGAAGATGAAAGGCATAGACAAGTTTCATTTCCATATGCTACTGAGTTGCTCTGA
- the NEMP2 gene encoding nuclear envelope integral membrane protein 2 isoform X2, giving the protein MSPARPPRRWQRPRPRPGPLLLLLLLLLLPGAAGGSGQAPSAGRNCSFLQEMDVIQKQDENCYCYVQNRTIHLQYIWSTLQVTVNSREMFRFEPISEKSNCRNSETVFEFAACAIQILRKPETSTVTFISIKQYGEDICFNIQPFKNEPYTVSVKREMLDGKLLLLFVAGIFLYHFANSLSRSTKFFYLSGIILGVLALLVFVLLTLKRFIPRHSTFWILMSGCWMSSLYFIYCFKENMQWLWSEHRNYLLGYFLAVGIISFATCYQHGPLTAELSVTLFMWTLQLTAFVLIYCGVTIPQVAYAVIAVSLCSKGLGYPLGAACHIGRKIKNHFKSKKLVFRCLTEEEYREQGETETIRALEELRSFCRNPDFPSWLTVSKLRSPHRCQNCRLFPHVCQKPPAPFSLFNVAVH; this is encoded by the exons ATGAGTccggcgcggccgccccgccgctggCAGCGGCCTCGGCCCCGGCCGGGGCCgctgctcctcctccttctcctcctcctcctgccgggggcagccgggggcaGCGGGCAGGCGCCGTCAGCAG GTAGAAACTGTAGCTTTTTGCAGGAAATGGATGTCATCCAGAAACAGGATGAAAACTGTTATTGCTATGTGCAAAACAGAACCATTCACTTACAGTACATTTGGTCAACTCTTCAG gtAACAGTTAACAGCAGAGAAATGTTCAGGTTTGAGCcaatttcagaaaaaagcaaCTGTCGTAATTCAGAAACTGTTTTTGAGTTTGCTGCATGTGCTATTCAAATCCTCCGGAAACCAGAGACATCTACAGTAACTTTCATAAGCATAAAACAATATGGAGAGGATATTTGTTTCAACATACAGCCCTTTAAAAACGAACCGTACACTGTGAGTGTGAAACGAGAAA TGCTAGATGGAAAactcttgcttttgtttgtagCTGGAATTTTTCTGTACCATTTTGCAAACAGCCTGAGCAG GAGTACCAAGTTCTTTTACCTTTCTGGAATAATACTGGGTGTTCTTGCTCTACTAGTCTTTGTCCTGTTGACACTTAAAAGGTTTATTCCAAGG CACAGTACCTTCTGGATCTTAATGAGTGGCTGCTGGATGTCCTCCCTctattttatttactgcttcAAAGAGAATATGCAGTGGTTGTGGTCTGAACACAGAAACTACTTGTTGG GGTATTTTCTGGCTGTTGGAATTATCAGCTTTGCCACTTGCTATCAGCACGGACCGCTTACTGCTGAACTGAGCGTAACCTTGTTCATGTGGACCCTACAGTTAACAGCCTTTGTCTTGATTTATTGTGGTGTCACCATACCTCAAGTTGCGTACGCAGTAATAGCAGTCAGCCTCTGCTCAAAAGGCCTGGGTTACCCGCTTGGTGCTGCTTGTCACATAGGCAG AAAAATTAAGAACCACTTTAAATCAAAGAAGTTAGTGTTCAGATGCCTTACTGAAGAGGAGTATCGAGAACAAGGTGAAACAGAAACTATCAGAGCTCTGGAGGAGCTACGCTCATTCTGCAGGAACCCTGACTTCCCATCATGGTTAACTGTATCCAAACTCCGGTCCCCACATAG GTGTCAGAACTGCCGTCTGTTTCCACACGTTTGCCAGAAACCTCCAGCTCCGTTCTCTCTCTTCAATGTAGCTGTCCACTGA